A window of the Citrus sinensis cultivar Valencia sweet orange chromosome 9, DVS_A1.0, whole genome shotgun sequence genome harbors these coding sequences:
- the LOC102614397 gene encoding vacuolar protein sorting 38 isoform X2, producing the protein MRERLEARRLLMEKMSMRSKVEKEDAKNQEERLSMEVRSLLVAGTALSVARKRLQESNRLLAGEKGYGHLQKLQKMLRMRQQFMISQVSFLYPVKILVGPKQEQELESFPSGNRSGNSAASKPVNPGSLTILGLHLTILPFTKMSLFTDKKEVQRSATAMGYIAHVVSLIASYLEVPLRYPLRLGGSHTYINDYAPSIEPTSDLSSNIALSTNTKPAEFPLFLEGQDATRAAYAVFLLNKDIEQLLNYIGVKSLGPRHVLANLKELLRTIQSPEYIDT; encoded by the exons ATGAGAGAGAGACTGGAGGCTAGAAGATTGTTAATGGAGAAAATGTCTATGCGTTCTAAGGTTGAAAAGGAGGATGCTAAAAACCAGGAGGAGAGACTTAGTATGGAAGTTAGATCTCTATTAGTGGCTGGGACGGCTTTATCTGTTGCGAGGAAAAGATTGCAG GAATCAAATAGGTTACTTGCTGGAGAAAAGGGCTATGGTCATCTCCAAAAATTGCAGAAAATGTTACGAATGAGGCAACAATTTATGATTTCACAAGTTTCATTTCTCTATCCTGTAAAGATCTTGGTTGGACCAAAACAAGAGCAAGAGCTTGAATCATTTCCAAGCGGTAATAGATCAG GGAATTCTGCTGCTTCTAAACCTGTAAACCCAGGATCCTTGACGATTTTAGGCCTGCATTTGACAATCCTTCCTTTTACAAAGATGAGTCTCTTTACTGATAAGAAGGAGGTTCAGAGGTCTGCAACTGCCATGGGATATATTGCACAT GTTGTTTCACTTATTGCTTCCTATTTAGAAGTTCCTTTACGCTATCCTCTGCGCTTGGGTGGTTCTCACACATATATTAATGACTATGCTCCTTCAATAGAGCCTACATCTGATTTGTCATCAAATATAGCACTTTCCACAAATACGAAGCCTGCAGAATTTCCTCTCTTTCTAGAAGGTCAAGATGCTACAAGAGCTGCTTATGCTGTATTCCTGTTAAACAAg GATATAGAGCagcttttaaattacattggTGTTAAGAGCTTAGGACCACGACACGTGCTGGCTAACTTGAAGGAGCTTTTAAGGACCATCCAGTCTCCGGAATACATAGATACATGA
- the LOC102614397 gene encoding vacuolar protein sorting 38 isoform X1 produces the protein MEQRQRQHLQHPTSISKAIDPEDVKVIEWEDYDQELARLWSLSSALSQANDKKQTLQQKLQSLIQVKAESLKRSNELEEMRERLEARRLLMEKMSMRSKVEKEDAKNQEERLSMEVRSLLVAGTALSVARKRLQESNRLLAGEKGYGHLQKLQKMLRMRQQFMISQVSFLYPVKILVGPKQEQELESFPSGNRSGNSAASKPVNPGSLTILGLHLTILPFTKMSLFTDKKEVQRSATAMGYIAHVVSLIASYLEVPLRYPLRLGGSHTYINDYAPSIEPTSDLSSNIALSTNTKPAEFPLFLEGQDATRAAYAVFLLNKDIEQLLNYIGVKSLGPRHVLANLKELLRTIQSPEYIDT, from the exons ATGGAACAACGACAACGACAACACCTCCAGCACCCCACTTCCATTTCCAAGGCAATCGATCCCGAGGATGTCAAAGTCATCGAATGGGAAGATTATGACCAAGAGCTTGCCCGGTTGTGGAGTCTCTCTTCTGCCCTCAGTCAAGCTAACGACAAGAAACAAACCCTTCAACAGAAGCTACAGTCCCTTATTCAG GTCAAGGCTGAGTCATTGAAACGATCTAATGAGCTTGAAGAGATGAGAGAGAGACTGGAGGCTAGAAGATTGTTAATGGAGAAAATGTCTATGCGTTCTAAGGTTGAAAAGGAGGATGCTAAAAACCAGGAGGAGAGACTTAGTATGGAAGTTAGATCTCTATTAGTGGCTGGGACGGCTTTATCTGTTGCGAGGAAAAGATTGCAG GAATCAAATAGGTTACTTGCTGGAGAAAAGGGCTATGGTCATCTCCAAAAATTGCAGAAAATGTTACGAATGAGGCAACAATTTATGATTTCACAAGTTTCATTTCTCTATCCTGTAAAGATCTTGGTTGGACCAAAACAAGAGCAAGAGCTTGAATCATTTCCAAGCGGTAATAGATCAG GGAATTCTGCTGCTTCTAAACCTGTAAACCCAGGATCCTTGACGATTTTAGGCCTGCATTTGACAATCCTTCCTTTTACAAAGATGAGTCTCTTTACTGATAAGAAGGAGGTTCAGAGGTCTGCAACTGCCATGGGATATATTGCACAT GTTGTTTCACTTATTGCTTCCTATTTAGAAGTTCCTTTACGCTATCCTCTGCGCTTGGGTGGTTCTCACACATATATTAATGACTATGCTCCTTCAATAGAGCCTACATCTGATTTGTCATCAAATATAGCACTTTCCACAAATACGAAGCCTGCAGAATTTCCTCTCTTTCTAGAAGGTCAAGATGCTACAAGAGCTGCTTATGCTGTATTCCTGTTAAACAAg GATATAGAGCagcttttaaattacattggTGTTAAGAGCTTAGGACCACGACACGTGCTGGCTAACTTGAAGGAGCTTTTAAGGACCATCCAGTCTCCGGAATACATAGATACATGA